A portion of the Chloroflexia bacterium SDU3-3 genome contains these proteins:
- a CDS encoding glyoxalase produces MTITGLDHIQIAMPAGAEGAARAFYGQLLGLREIAKPEALRGRGGCWFALPGAQLHLGVEAEFAAARKAHPAFLVADLAALVRRLAEAGVATTPDTAVAGVRRCYASDPFGNRIELIQHGDGFTQRGG; encoded by the coding sequence ATGACCATCACCGGGCTAGACCACATCCAGATCGCCATGCCCGCCGGGGCCGAGGGTGCCGCCCGCGCCTTCTACGGCCAGCTGCTGGGCCTGCGCGAGATCGCCAAGCCCGAGGCGCTGCGCGGGCGCGGCGGCTGCTGGTTCGCGCTGCCAGGTGCGCAGCTGCACCTGGGCGTCGAGGCCGAGTTCGCGGCGGCCCGCAAGGCCCACCCCGCCTTCCTGGTAGCCGATCTGGCGGCGCTGGTGCGTCGGCTGGCCGAGGCGGGCGTGGCCACCACCCCCGACACAGCGGTGGCCGGGGTGCGCCGCTGCTACGCCAGCGACCCCTTCGGCAACCGCATCGAGCTCATCCAGCACGGCGACGGCTTCACGCAGCGCGGCGGCTAG
- a CDS encoding TetR/AcrR family transcriptional regulator translates to MAEQKPRGRPRTFDRQAALGAAMIHFWAHGYEGTSISDLTAAMGVTAPTLYAAFGSKEQLYREALQQYFQQGMGGWAAALHDDTPAYSVLKESMHMIAERFTHPGRPRGCMVSTASLYCAAENEAARQIAADLRDVSFRMLLSKLERAKATGELPAEVNVVVLARFYSAVVEGMSVQAVDGASTAELHALVDVALAAWPGQRPN, encoded by the coding sequence ATGGCAGAACAGAAACCACGCGGGCGACCGCGAACCTTCGACCGGCAGGCCGCGCTCGGCGCGGCCATGATACACTTTTGGGCGCACGGCTACGAGGGCACATCCATCTCCGACCTCACCGCCGCTATGGGCGTGACCGCACCGACGCTCTACGCCGCCTTTGGCTCGAAAGAGCAGCTCTACCGCGAGGCATTGCAGCAGTACTTCCAGCAGGGCATGGGCGGCTGGGCTGCCGCGCTACATGACGATACCCCCGCCTACAGCGTGCTTAAGGAGAGCATGCACATGATTGCCGAGCGATTCACCCACCCTGGTCGCCCGCGCGGCTGCATGGTCTCCACCGCATCGCTCTACTGCGCCGCCGAGAATGAGGCCGCCCGCCAGATCGCCGCCGACCTGCGCGATGTCTCGTTCCGCATGCTGCTGAGCAAACTTGAGCGGGCCAAGGCCACGGGTGAGCTGCCCGCCGAGGTGAACGTGGTGGTGCTGGCGCGCTTCTACAGCGCGGTGGTGGAGGGAATGTCGGTGCAGGCGGTGGATGGGGCTAGCACCGCCGAGCTACACGCACTGGTGGATGTGGCGCTGGCCGCATGGCCTGGGCAGCGGCCTAACTAG
- a CDS encoding SDR family NAD(P)-dependent oxidoreductase encodes MESKLAGKTTLVTGANSGVGLALTRLLLAEGADVIALIRSEFPADDAAITQAREQGRLRIYRADFADFDALRQALRDIQAHEAKIDILFNNAGVAVPGIEHTPRGHERHFETNAVAPYIIATELRPLLDKGELKTIINTSSNAQLFVRRFDLGLMEHPTTYRPIIGPYGASKLALSLWTQALAPELQAEGIAIRSVCPGPNRTKMSAGKSIPLPLRLLRNMLFVEPEEGARRTLEAAIGPHRGKVGIFIDNGKAKQVRFGQYGEAVLRRMQQIYQREFVAA; translated from the coding sequence ATGGAGAGCAAACTAGCGGGCAAAACGACCCTTGTCACCGGCGCGAACTCGGGGGTGGGGCTGGCGCTCACGCGGCTGCTGCTGGCCGAGGGCGCGGATGTGATCGCGCTGATCCGATCCGAATTCCCCGCAGACGATGCCGCCATCACCCAGGCCCGCGAGCAGGGGCGACTGCGCATCTACCGCGCGGACTTTGCCGATTTTGACGCGCTCCGGCAGGCCCTGCGCGACATCCAGGCCCACGAGGCGAAGATCGACATCCTGTTTAACAACGCCGGGGTGGCGGTGCCGGGGATCGAGCACACGCCGCGCGGCCACGAGCGCCACTTCGAGACCAACGCCGTCGCGCCCTACATCATCGCCACCGAGCTGCGCCCGCTGCTGGACAAAGGCGAGCTAAAGACCATCATCAACACCTCATCCAACGCCCAGCTGTTCGTGCGCCGCTTCGACCTAGGCCTGATGGAGCACCCCACCACCTATCGACCGATCATCGGGCCATACGGCGCATCCAAGCTGGCGCTGTCGCTGTGGACGCAGGCGCTGGCCCCCGAGCTGCAGGCCGAGGGCATCGCCATCCGCAGCGTCTGCCCCGGCCCCAACCGCACCAAGATGAGCGCGGGCAAGAGCATACCCCTCCCGCTGCGGCTGCTGCGCAACATGCTGTTTGTCGAGCCAGAGGAGGGCGCGCGGCGCACCCTGGAGGCCGCCATCGGGCCGCACCGTGGCAAGGTCGGCATTTTTATCGATAATGGGAAGGCGAAGCAGGTGCGGTTCGGGCAGTACGGCGAGGCGGTGCTGCGGCGCATGCAGCAGATCTACCAGCGCGAGTTTGTGGCGGCCTGA
- a CDS encoding DinB family protein: MAEMMQTKFLTDTLQIVLEETFEKVTGIYLDRGTSLGETLADVTAEEASRPISSRCASLAAQVRHVCYYLDVLSEYTQGRKPTDVDWTISWTQTTATAEEWDALREDLRSAYARTRALFSRISDWNDDAVGGAVAMLVHTAYHLGEIRQAIGVLRG; the protein is encoded by the coding sequence ATGGCCGAGATGATGCAGACCAAATTCCTGACCGACACGCTGCAGATCGTGCTGGAGGAGACGTTTGAGAAGGTGACCGGCATCTACCTAGATCGCGGCACCTCGCTGGGCGAGACCCTGGCCGATGTGACGGCGGAGGAGGCCTCGCGCCCGATCTCATCGCGCTGTGCCAGCCTGGCCGCGCAGGTGCGCCATGTGTGCTACTACCTCGATGTGCTGTCCGAGTACACCCAGGGCCGCAAGCCGACCGATGTGGACTGGACGATCAGCTGGACGCAGACCACCGCCACAGCGGAGGAGTGGGACGCCCTGCGCGAGGATCTGCGCTCGGCCTACGCCCGCACCCGCGCCCTGTTCTCCCGCATATCGGACTGGAACGACGACGCGGTGGGCGGCGCGGTGGCCATGCTGGTGCACACCGCCTACCACCTGGGCGAGATCCGCCAGGCCATCGGGGTGCTGCGCGGCTAG